In Melopsittacus undulatus isolate bMelUnd1 chromosome 6, bMelUnd1.mat.Z, whole genome shotgun sequence, the following proteins share a genomic window:
- the TRPC1 gene encoding short transient receptor potential channel 1 isoform X1: MAALYQSADPSASASPNKLLALKDVRQVKEETTLDEKLFLLACDKGDYYMVKKLLEENSSGEMNINCVDVLGRNAVTITIENENLDILQLLLDYGCQSSDALLVAIDSEVVGAVDILLNHRPKRSSRPTIVKLMERIQNPEYSTTMDVAPVILAAHRNNYEILTMLLKQDISLPKPHAVGCECTLCTAKNKKDSLRHSRFRLDIYRCLASPALIMLTEEDPILRAFELSADLKELSLVEVEFRNDYEELAQQCKTFAKDLLAQARNSRELEVILNHTSSDEHVDKRGLLEERMNLSRLKLAIKYNQKEFVAQSNCQQFLNTVWFGQMAGYRRKHTCKKILTVLMVGIFWPVLSLCYLLAPKSRIGRIIHTPFMKFIIHGASYFTFLLLLNLYSLVYNENKKNTMGPALERIDYLLIIWLIGMVWSDVKRLWYDGLEDFLEESRNQLSFVMNSLYLATFALKVVAHNKFHDYAERKDWDAFHPTLVAEGLFAFANVLSYLRLFFMYTTSSILGPLQISMGQMLQDFGKFLGMFLLVLFSFTIGLTQLYDKGFTINEEKDCAGIFCEQQSNDTFHSFIGTCFALFWYIFSLAHVAIFVTRFSYGEELQSFVGAVIVGTYNVVVVIVLTKLLVAMLHKSFQLIANHEDKEWKFARAKLWLSYFDDKCTLPPPFNVIPSPKTICYLFNSLSKWICSHTSSGKVKRQNSLKEWRNLKQKRDENYQKVMCCLVHRYLTSMRQKMQSTDQATVENLNELRQDLSKFRNEMRDLLGFRTSKYAMFYPRN; this comes from the exons ATGGCCGCCTTGTATCAGAGTGCGGACCCCTCCGCCTCGGCCTCGCCGAACAAGCTACTGGCGCTGAAGGATGTGCGACAGGTGAAGGAAGAGACCACCCTGGACGAGAAGCTATTTCTGCTGGCCTGCGATAAAG GTGACTATTACATGGTTAAGAAACTCTtagaagaaaacagctcagGCGAAATGAACATAAATTGTGTGGATGTGCTTGGACGAAATGCAGTTACCATAAccattgaaaatgaaaacttggaCATACTGCAGCTGCTTTTGGATTATGGCTGCCAG tCATCAGATGCACTTTTGGTGGCTATTGATTCGGAAGTGGTGGGAGCTGTTGATATTCTACTTAATCACCGACCAAAAAGATCTTCCAGACCAACCATTGTA AAATTAATGGAACGCATTCAGAACCCAGAATACTCTACGACCATGGATGTGGCACCTGTCATTTTAGCAGCTCATCGTAACAACTATGAAATTCTTACCATGTTGTTAAAGCAAGATATATCATTACCCAAACCTCATGCTGTAGGCTGTGAATGCACACTGTGTactgcaaagaacaaaaaagataGCCTACGACATTCCAG GTTTCGCCTGGATATTTATCGGTGTTTGGCCAGTCCTGCTTTAATAATGTTGACAGAGGAGGATCCAATCCTGAGAGCTTTTGAACTCAGTGCAGACTTGAAAGAATTAAGCCTTGTTGAAGTTGAATTCAG AAATGATTACGAGGAGCTAGCTCAACAGTGCAAAACCTTTGCTAAAGATTTGCTTGCACAAGCACGGAATTCACGGGAGCTAGAAGTTATTCTGAATCACACATCCAGCGATGAACATGTAGACAAGCGAGGATTGTTGGAAGAGAGGATGAACTTAAGCCGTTTAAAACTTGCAATCAAGTATAATCAAAAAGAG tTTGTTGCTCAGTCTAACTGCCAGCAGTTTCTGAACACTGTATGGTTTGGACAGATGGCAGGATATCGACGCAAGCACACATGCAAGAAAATTTTGACTGTTTTGATGGTTGGCATTTTCTGGCCAGTTCTGTCCCTGTGTTACTTGTTAGCTCCTAAGTCTCGAATAGGTCGCATAATTCACACTCCTTTTATGAAGTTTATTATTCATGGAGCttcatatttcacatttctgCTATTACTTAATTTGTATTCTCTTGTCTACAATGAGAATAAGAAGAATACAATGGGTCCAGCTCTTGAGAGAATAGACTATCTTCTGATAATATGGCTAATTG gAATGGTGTGGTCAGATGTTAAAAGACTCTGGTATGATGGTTTAGAAGATTTTTTAGAAGAATCCCGTAATCAGCTTAGTTTTGTCATGAATTCCCTGTATTTGGCAACTTTTGCCCTCAAAGTCGTTGCCCATAACAAG TTTCATGATTACGCTGAAAGGAAGGACTGGGATGCATTCCACCCTACCCTCGTGGCAGAAGGTCTTTTTGCCTTTGCTAATGTTCTTAGTTATCTGCGTCTCTTCTTCATGTACACAACCAGCTCTATTCTGGGACCACTTCAG ATTTCAATGGGGCAGATGCTGCAAGATTTCGGAAAATTTCTGGGCATGTTTCTTCTTGTCTTATTCTCATTCACAATTGGATTGACACAACTTTATGATAAAGGATTTACTATAAATGAAGAGAAGGATTGTGCGGGTATTTTCTGTGAACAGCAGAGCAATGACACATTCCATTC GTTTATTGGCACATGTTTTGCTCTGTTCTGGTATATATTCTCCCTGGCACATGTAGCAATCTTTGTCACACGTTTTAGCTATGGTGAAGAATTGCAGTCTTTCGTGGGTGCTGTTATTGTTGGTACATACAATGTGGTGGTTGTGATAGTATTAACTAAACTCCTTGTGGCAATGCTTCATAAAAGTTTTCAGCTGATAGCA AATCATGAAGATAAAGAATGGAAGTTTGCTCGTGCCAAGCTTTGGCTTAGCTACTTTGATGACAAATGCACGCTACCTCCACCTTTCAATGTTATTCCCTCTCCCAAGACTATCTGTTATCTTTTCAACAGTCTTAGTAAATGGATCTGCTCTCATACATCAAGTGGCAAAGTGAAACGTCAGAACAGTCTAAAG GAATGGAGAAAtctgaagcagaagagagaTGAAAATTATCAAAAGGTGATGTGTTGCTTAGTCCACCGTTACTTGACTTCCATGAGACAGAAGATGCAAAGCACAGATCAGGCAACTGTGGAAAACCTAAATGAACTGCGGCAAGACTTGTCAAAGTTTCGAAATGAAATGAGAGACCTGCTTGGTTTTCGAACTTCTAAATATGCTATGTTTTATCCGAGAAACTAA
- the TRPC1 gene encoding short transient receptor potential channel 1 isoform X2, producing MVKKLLEENSSGEMNINCVDVLGRNAVTITIENENLDILQLLLDYGCQSSDALLVAIDSEVVGAVDILLNHRPKRSSRPTIVKLMERIQNPEYSTTMDVAPVILAAHRNNYEILTMLLKQDISLPKPHAVGCECTLCTAKNKKDSLRHSRFRLDIYRCLASPALIMLTEEDPILRAFELSADLKELSLVEVEFRNDYEELAQQCKTFAKDLLAQARNSRELEVILNHTSSDEHVDKRGLLEERMNLSRLKLAIKYNQKEFVAQSNCQQFLNTVWFGQMAGYRRKHTCKKILTVLMVGIFWPVLSLCYLLAPKSRIGRIIHTPFMKFIIHGASYFTFLLLLNLYSLVYNENKKNTMGPALERIDYLLIIWLIGMVWSDVKRLWYDGLEDFLEESRNQLSFVMNSLYLATFALKVVAHNKFHDYAERKDWDAFHPTLVAEGLFAFANVLSYLRLFFMYTTSSILGPLQISMGQMLQDFGKFLGMFLLVLFSFTIGLTQLYDKGFTINEEKDCAGIFCEQQSNDTFHSFIGTCFALFWYIFSLAHVAIFVTRFSYGEELQSFVGAVIVGTYNVVVVIVLTKLLVAMLHKSFQLIANHEDKEWKFARAKLWLSYFDDKCTLPPPFNVIPSPKTICYLFNSLSKWICSHTSSGKVKRQNSLKEWRNLKQKRDENYQKVMCCLVHRYLTSMRQKMQSTDQATVENLNELRQDLSKFRNEMRDLLGFRTSKYAMFYPRN from the exons ATGGTTAAGAAACTCTtagaagaaaacagctcagGCGAAATGAACATAAATTGTGTGGATGTGCTTGGACGAAATGCAGTTACCATAAccattgaaaatgaaaacttggaCATACTGCAGCTGCTTTTGGATTATGGCTGCCAG tCATCAGATGCACTTTTGGTGGCTATTGATTCGGAAGTGGTGGGAGCTGTTGATATTCTACTTAATCACCGACCAAAAAGATCTTCCAGACCAACCATTGTA AAATTAATGGAACGCATTCAGAACCCAGAATACTCTACGACCATGGATGTGGCACCTGTCATTTTAGCAGCTCATCGTAACAACTATGAAATTCTTACCATGTTGTTAAAGCAAGATATATCATTACCCAAACCTCATGCTGTAGGCTGTGAATGCACACTGTGTactgcaaagaacaaaaaagataGCCTACGACATTCCAG GTTTCGCCTGGATATTTATCGGTGTTTGGCCAGTCCTGCTTTAATAATGTTGACAGAGGAGGATCCAATCCTGAGAGCTTTTGAACTCAGTGCAGACTTGAAAGAATTAAGCCTTGTTGAAGTTGAATTCAG AAATGATTACGAGGAGCTAGCTCAACAGTGCAAAACCTTTGCTAAAGATTTGCTTGCACAAGCACGGAATTCACGGGAGCTAGAAGTTATTCTGAATCACACATCCAGCGATGAACATGTAGACAAGCGAGGATTGTTGGAAGAGAGGATGAACTTAAGCCGTTTAAAACTTGCAATCAAGTATAATCAAAAAGAG tTTGTTGCTCAGTCTAACTGCCAGCAGTTTCTGAACACTGTATGGTTTGGACAGATGGCAGGATATCGACGCAAGCACACATGCAAGAAAATTTTGACTGTTTTGATGGTTGGCATTTTCTGGCCAGTTCTGTCCCTGTGTTACTTGTTAGCTCCTAAGTCTCGAATAGGTCGCATAATTCACACTCCTTTTATGAAGTTTATTATTCATGGAGCttcatatttcacatttctgCTATTACTTAATTTGTATTCTCTTGTCTACAATGAGAATAAGAAGAATACAATGGGTCCAGCTCTTGAGAGAATAGACTATCTTCTGATAATATGGCTAATTG gAATGGTGTGGTCAGATGTTAAAAGACTCTGGTATGATGGTTTAGAAGATTTTTTAGAAGAATCCCGTAATCAGCTTAGTTTTGTCATGAATTCCCTGTATTTGGCAACTTTTGCCCTCAAAGTCGTTGCCCATAACAAG TTTCATGATTACGCTGAAAGGAAGGACTGGGATGCATTCCACCCTACCCTCGTGGCAGAAGGTCTTTTTGCCTTTGCTAATGTTCTTAGTTATCTGCGTCTCTTCTTCATGTACACAACCAGCTCTATTCTGGGACCACTTCAG ATTTCAATGGGGCAGATGCTGCAAGATTTCGGAAAATTTCTGGGCATGTTTCTTCTTGTCTTATTCTCATTCACAATTGGATTGACACAACTTTATGATAAAGGATTTACTATAAATGAAGAGAAGGATTGTGCGGGTATTTTCTGTGAACAGCAGAGCAATGACACATTCCATTC GTTTATTGGCACATGTTTTGCTCTGTTCTGGTATATATTCTCCCTGGCACATGTAGCAATCTTTGTCACACGTTTTAGCTATGGTGAAGAATTGCAGTCTTTCGTGGGTGCTGTTATTGTTGGTACATACAATGTGGTGGTTGTGATAGTATTAACTAAACTCCTTGTGGCAATGCTTCATAAAAGTTTTCAGCTGATAGCA AATCATGAAGATAAAGAATGGAAGTTTGCTCGTGCCAAGCTTTGGCTTAGCTACTTTGATGACAAATGCACGCTACCTCCACCTTTCAATGTTATTCCCTCTCCCAAGACTATCTGTTATCTTTTCAACAGTCTTAGTAAATGGATCTGCTCTCATACATCAAGTGGCAAAGTGAAACGTCAGAACAGTCTAAAG GAATGGAGAAAtctgaagcagaagagagaTGAAAATTATCAAAAGGTGATGTGTTGCTTAGTCCACCGTTACTTGACTTCCATGAGACAGAAGATGCAAAGCACAGATCAGGCAACTGTGGAAAACCTAAATGAACTGCGGCAAGACTTGTCAAAGTTTCGAAATGAAATGAGAGACCTGCTTGGTTTTCGAACTTCTAAATATGCTATGTTTTATCCGAGAAACTAA